A segment of the Desulfitobacterium dehalogenans ATCC 51507 genome:
ACTATCAGAAAGTATAAACTTGCGTTATATACTTTCTAAGCATAAGGGCAACCAACGACTTCGCTTCACTGGAGGTATGGGTTAAAGGCTCGGCGAAGCCGGGTTTTCTTTAACGGATATTGAAATTTAAGGAGGATACTATTTTGGAAAAAGCAGATCTACTTCGCGCCTTTAATGTTAATATCGATCTGGCCGTTGAAGCCCATGAATTATTGAGGGGAGATGCGGAAACCGAGATACCGGGTGTGAGCATGGAGAAAGAAGAACTTGAACATGCCACTGTGACAACGATTAAAATTTTGAATGAGCAAGGGATTCAGGAAATGGGACGCCCCAAAGGAACCTATATCACCATCGACGTCCCGGAGGTTCATGACAACAATTACTTAATCCACCAGGATATTACCAAGACCCTCTCCGATAAACTTTCTGAGTTAATGAACTTACCCGAAGAAGCCAGCATTCTCTTAGTCGGCTTGGGCAATTGGAATGCCACTCCCGATGCTTTAGGTCCTCAAGTTATTGATAAAAGTCTTGTAACTCGTCATTTATTTAATTATACACCGGAAGAACTGCGGGGCAAACTGCGGAAAGTCAGCGCTATAGCTCCCGGAGTTCTGGGTATCACCGGCATCGAAACAGCCGAAATCATTCGCGGCATCGTGGAACATGTTAAGCCCGATCTGGTGATCGCCATCGATGCTTTAGCCGCAGGCTCCCTGGAACGTATCGGGACGAGCATCCAAATCTCCGATACGGGAATTTCGCCGGGTGCCGGTGTAGGGAATCGCCGCACAGGAATCAATGAAGAGACCTTAGGTTGCCGAGTCATCGCCATCGGTCTTCCTACTGTCATGAATGCTGCGATCATCGCCAACAATTGTCTGGAATCCCTTCTGGATGAGTTAAAGACCAGTCCATCTCTTTACCGGCTTTACAAAGAATTCAGCCCCAAATCCTTTGAGCAGATTCTGGAAAAAGCTCTGTATCCCTATCACAACAATCTCATGGTCACTCCCAAAGAAATCGATTCCCTGATTGAGACCACCGCCCGGATTATCGCCGGAGCTTTAGGCATGAGCCTCCATCCCGGTATCAGCGTCGAGGAATATCAGATGTATATGCAATAACAAGAAGAGAGCGATAACTTCGCTCTCTTTTGCTGAATCCATACTATTAGGTATTAGGGAACTTCTTATGCTTACGATTTGCGATGCCGATTTCCTGAGCCACTTCATACTTGAATTGCTCTAAAGCAGCACTGAGTACAGGTTGATTTGTTTGTTTGGTATCTGCCATACGTAAGCCCTCCTCTTATTTTCTTTAATTTTAGGGCAGACCTACATCGCCGCCCTAATCAATTTACTTCACTTTACTTTTATTATCTTCTAAGAAGGTCATAATATTCCCGACAATAGCTGGTGAAGCTGGAATTTAATGAAGACCAATGTCTTCTAAAGAAAAAAATTGATCGCATTCTTGCCATACTCTGGGATAGCGGTCAGGGTGGGCGAGAACTTTTTGTGCCAATTGATAAGCCTGTTCCACAAGACGCCCATCACGGGACAAATCTGCCAGACGTAATTCCATAATCCCATGCTGCCTTGTCCCCAGCAATTCTCCTGCTCCCCGGATCTTTAAGTCTTCTTCGGCAATCTTAAAGCCATCCTGAGTCTCACAAAGAACATCGAGACGGCGGCTGCTTTTCGCATCGGACAAGAGGAAACAATAGGACTGCTCCCCGCCCCTGCCCACTCTTCCTCTGAGCTGGTGCAACTGGGCTAAACCAAAGCGTTCCGCTCCTTCGATGACCATCACGGTAGCATTGGGAACATTGACTCCCACTTCCACCACAGTAGTGGAGACCAGGATATCTACTTCCCCTTTCTGGAAGGCCGCCATGATCTCTTCTTTTTGAACCCCTTTCATACGGCCGTGAAGCAAACTTATCCGGCGGTTAGGGAACCGCTCCTGCAAGGATTCAAACCGCTCTGTAGCCGAAATCAGATCTACGTTTTCCGATTCTTCCACGAGAGGACATACCACATAGATTTGTCGGCCCTTTTCCATCTGCTCTTCCATAAACTTTTCCAGGCTTGACCGACCCCGTTCCGTTAATTTTCGCGTCATGATGGGCTTACGGCCCTGGGGCATTTCATCCAAAGCGGAGAGCTGGAGATCGCCATAGAGGGTCAGGGCCAATGTCCGGGGAATCGGAGTGGCGGTAAGAACCAGGACGTGAGGATTCTCACCTTTGGTCTGGAGGGAAGTTCTCTGCTTCACTCCAAAACGATGCTGTTCATCGGTAATGGCTAATCCCAGGGAGTGAAATTGAACACTTTCTTGGATTAATGCATGAGTTCCGACGATGACATGAGCTTTGCCGTAGGCTATTTCGGCAAGAATCTTATCCCTTTCACTTTTGGTCTGACTGCCCAAAAGGCAAACAACATGAAGCCCAAGGGGGTTAAAGGCAGCCTCCAGAGATTGGTAATGCTGTAAGGCTAAAATCTCAGTGGGAGCCATCATAGCACCCTGGTAGCCTGAACCTACAGCCATCAATAAGGCTGCCATAGCCACTGCCGTCTTGCCTGAGCCCACATCTCCCTGGACCAGACGGGCCATACCCTGTGTATTGGCCATATCCCGAAAGATTTCTTCAATTACCCGCTTTTGGGCATGGGTCAGTTCAAAGGGCAAGTTCGCGAAAAACTTCTGAACCAAGCTCTCTCCGCCCTTGAGCTGAGGGCTGTTTTCCCTTTGTACCCCAGCTCTTAAGCGTGCGACGGCCAGTTGCAGAAAAAGGACCTCTTCAAAAACCAATCGTTCACGTGCCTGACCCAAACTGTGGAGGGACCGGGGAAAATGAATCTCTTGATAGGCCTGGGCACGGAGAACCCATCCTTTTCCTTCCTCTGGAGGTAAAAACTCGGGAAACAGCTCCGGAGCCTGATCTAAAACTCCCTGAACAATGCTTCGTATCACTTTGGAGGAAAGCCGGGCTGTTTCGGAATAGACGGGAACGATACCCGCCGGCTGTGCTGCTCCCGCCTTTTGAATATCGGTAGCCTGGATTTCAGGAACCCGCTGCTGCCACCGGACCTTTCCCGTAACAATAACGGGCGTTCCTACGGGGAATTGTTTGAGGATATAGGTTTGGTTAAACCAGACTCCGTAGACTAAGCGGCCATCCTGCTCAATGCTGAGCTTAACCACCTTCATCTTACCCCTGGCGATTTGCCCGGCCACTACTTTTCCAGCAACGGATGCGAATTCTCCATCCTTAAGTTCCCCAATACGGCGCAAACTTCTGTCTTCATAACGACGGGGAAAATAAAAAAAGAGATCCTTTACCGTATGTAAACCGATTTGGGCCAGGAGCTTCGCCCGTTCCGGCCCCACTCCTTTAAGAAACTGCAAAGAGCGGGGTGGAGTGGGCCTGGTGAGTCTCTCTTTTTTATCGGAGCCGGGGGGCTCGGAGGCAGGGGGGATATCCGATGGCTTCGGTTGTTGCGGTTGTTTAGATATGCCTGGCCCGCCATATTCCAGGTTTACAGGTTTCAAGGAATCATAAACCGGAGGAGCTTGGCCTTGAGCCTCTAATTCCTCATGTTCTTCGATAAAGCGGCGAAGATGGGCTAAAGCCTGACGGCGCTGTAAAGGGCTCCAGTCCTTATAGTGGTTGGTAATATCCTTAAGTACATTAAAATCTCCGTCCTTCTCCAATTGCTCCAAGCGACTGAGAATCCCTTTTAAAAAGAGATGAAATCCACCGATGACTCCCGTATTGCAGCAGCCTTGTTTTTCTTCTGCGGCAATCGCTCGTTGGAGATGATTCAGGACTATTTTTCCTTGGTTTCCGATCATAAGAATTCCGCCTGAATTCTTTGCCCGGTTGGGGTGATGGCTAATCCTCCCTGAGCCGTTTCCCGGAGAGAACAGGGCATACTTTTACCGATTTCGTTCATGGCATCAATGACTTCGTCTAAAGGAATCGCACTTTCTATTCCAGCCAAAGCCATCTCCGCTGCGGTAAGAGCCACTGTGGCTGCGGTAGCATTGCGTTTGACACAGGGGACTTCCACAAGACCGGCTACAGGGTCACAAACCAGACCTAGGAAGGATTTGATAGCTATGGCTGCAGCGTGGACACAAGCTTTGGGGCTCCCCCCTGCCAATTCTGCTGCTGCCGCTGCGGCCATTCCCGCAGCGGAGCCGATCTCGGCCTGGCACCCACCTTCCGCTCCTGAGACATTGGCCCGGTCGGCAATGATCATGCCGATTCCGGCAGCACAAAAAAGGGCCGTCACCACTTCTTCCTCGGAAGATCCAAGGGCTTCCTCAGCAGTTAGAAGTACTGCCGGAAGTACACCACAGGACCCGGCCGTAGGAGATGCCACGATTTTACCCATACTGGCATTGACCTCCACCACCGCTAAGGCTCTGGCGATAGCTCCATTGACTCGCTCTCCGATTAAGCTCTTTCCTGATCGACGTAGAGTTTCTACTTTAAGGGCTTCCCCGCCCACCAATCCTGATAAGGACTTTCTTTCTCCCGTCAGTCCGCTTTGAACAGCTTCCCTCATAACCTGAAGATTGACGGCCATTCTTTTTCTTAACTCATCCTGACTTTTCTCTGCCTCTTCAGCTTGCTCCTTCAAGACGATTTCGCCAAGCGTCTTCCCTTCTTCTTCAGCCAGGGCTAGATAATCCATGGTGGAACGCATGAACTTCCCTCCTAATACACCCTTCGGTAGTTAGTTATTTGTATAAAAACAAGGATTGATCTGAATACCATTATTCCAGGGGTTCTATAGCCATGGCCTGGTTCACAGCCGGAAGCTTCTTGATCAGAGCCAAGGCTGCCGGATCGATGGCTTGATCCGTCTCAATAATCATCAGAGCGTGAGCCCCTTTTTTCTCCCTGGAAACTCGCATTTGGGCGATATTGATCTGAGTTGAGGCGATCAAGGAAGTGACCTGGGCTACCACACCGGGCAGATCCTTTTGCAGAACCACTAAGGTATGATAATCCCCCATGATCTCTACCTTAAATTGATCAATTCCGCCAATGATTATCCGGCCGCCGCCTATGGAGGAACCCACGACTTCCACCTCTTGTCCCGCCTTGGCTTTTAACCTGATCTTGACAGTATTGGGATGCACATCTCCCAAGTCTCCCGTATTAAAACTAACGGCGATTCCCTGCTCTTTAGCAATCTCTAAGGCTTGGGGGATCCTTTCGTCGTCCGTATGCATTCCTAAAAGTCCGGCAGCCAAAGCGAGATTTGTCCCGTGCCCCTTGCCGGTCTCCGCAAAGGAGCCATGAAGGGTTAACACAGCTTCAATGATCTGACCGCCGCATATCTTTCTGGCCATGGCCCCCAGCCGTACCGCTCCTGCAGTATGTGAGCTGGAGGGACCGACCATAACCGGGCCGATCAAATCAAAAACGGTACTCCGTCCCATAGCAATCTCTCCCTACTCATCGTCTTGGTCTTCATTGTAAAAACCCCTCCGGATGGCTCCGGAGGGTATTGTTCATTGCCTATTATTCTACCCCGAAAATATAATAATACAGGGGTTGATGGCCGGGATAAAGCTCCAGCTCGATATGGGGAGCTTCAGCTTCAATCCATGCTCTAAGCTCTTCAGCTTGTTCTTCGGAAACGTCTTCACCGTAGAAAACCGTAAGCAAATCATGTTCTTTCCAATTCATTTTGCTCAAGGTCTCTTGGGCGACCTGAAGGCGTTCTTTTCCCGTAACTTGGATAATATCTTCAACCAGGCCCAGGATATCCCCTGCTTTGATCTCTAAGTCACCAAACTGAGAATCCCGGACAGCATAAGTGACTTCTCCTGATTTGATCAGGGACAGCCCCTCTTCCATATTCCTGGCATTCTCATCAGCCTCACCATAAGGATTATAATTGACTAAGGCGGAAATACCCTGAGGGATGGATTTGGTCGGGATAATAAACACATTGCGATCTGTAACAATATCTTGAACTTGGCGGGCAGCCATCACGATATTGCCGTTGTTAGGCAAAATATAAACATTTTTAGCGGGAACCTTGCGAACCGCTTCCACTAAATTCTCCGTGCTGGGATTCATAGTTTGGCCGCCAAAAATGACTTCATCCACACCTAAGCTTTTAAAGACCTCTGCAATCCCTTCACCCATGGCTACCGCCACGATACCGTGCTCTTTCTCTTCCCTGGAGCCAGGTTCTTGCTCTTGACCGGTTCTTTCCAGGTTTTCCTCCGGAATTTCTTCCATCTTTTGAGCATGGGCCATCGCTTCATTTTGGGCTAACATATTATGAATCGCTACCTCATGAAGGGATCCCCATCGGATGGCATAATCCAAAATCTGTCCAGGATTCTTGACATGAACGTGAATCTTTACCACTTCTTCTGTGCCTACAACCAAAAGGGAATCTCCACGCGCCATTAAGTCTTCACGAATTTTTTCAACTTGGAGGTTCTTGCCTTTAACTAAGAATTCCGTACAATATGGGAACTCCAGATCCTCTACTGCAGTAATTCCCCGCATCATTTGGGGTTCAGCTTGTGGAGCGGAGCGAACTTCCTCCTCTTCAATCTCCTGGCCTTCCAGTGCTGCAATCCAACCACTCAATATAATGAGAAACCCTTGCCCTCCAGCGTCCACCACCCCGGCTTGCTTCAAGGTGGGAAGCATATCCGGTGTTTTCTCCAGGGTAAGCTGTCCGCGCATATAGGCATCCTTCAGAACCTTCAAAGGATCTGAGCCTTGTTTGGCGCTGCTTTGTGCCCCTTTCGCCACTTCCCGGGCTACCGTCAGAATAGTTCCCTCAACAGGTTTCATTACGGCTTTATAGGCAGTGTCTACACCCATCTGTAATGCCTGGGCGATTTGCTGCCCGCCGGCTTGTTTATGCCCCTCAAGACCTTTAGCAATACCCCGCAGAAGCTGGGATAAAATAACCCCGGAGTTCCCACGAGCGCCCATCAGGGAACCCATAGAGACTGCAGCAGCGACTTCAGCTATGGTCGCCCCCGAAGTCTTATCGGCATCCTTCACAGCCGATTGAATCGTAAAATTCATATTCGTTCCGGTATCACCATCAGGTACGGGGAAAACATTCAATGCATCCACATCATGCTTCTTACGTTCCAATGCTCTCGCACCGGAGCGCATCATTTGTTTCCACTGTTGTCCTGTAATCATATTGCCTATATCTCCATTCAAAATAATCCCCCTACTCTTCAGAACCTATTCCAAGACACGGACACCTTGGACATTGACATTGACTTGCGCTACCTTTAGGCCGGTTAGATTTTCAGTGGTATAGCGAACCCTTTCTATAACATTGGCAGCCACCTCAGAAATCTTAACTCCATAACCTACAATAATATACAAATCAATGACGACCTGATTATCATCGATGGATACGACAACTCCACGGGCTAAATTTTCGCGGCCCAGGAGCTCGGAGAACTTATCCGAAGATTTTCGGGAAGCCATCCCCACAAGACCATAACATTCGACTGCAGCAGCGCCGGCTATCGTCGCAATAACCTCTTCAGAGATATCGATTTTCCCCAAATTATTATTAATCTCTTTACCCATATACAAGGACCTCCCTTTATCGGCATGTGTCCATATCGTCACTATTTTACCAAGTATTAATGAAATGTTCAAAGAAAATTATGCTAATACGCAATTAATATTATATCTACGGTTTTATTATATTCAACTTGTACAGTTTTTGGATATATTTCAGGGAAATAAAGCCGGTAAAAAAGATTTAACTATCTTTCAACGAAAAGGTTCGGAAAAACCTTGCCAATCCAGTAAACATTTGATAGAATACATAGGTATCATTTCCGGTGTAAAGGAGGTAAGAGCATGGCTAATGTATGTGCTATTTGCGGAAAAGGGGTTGCTTCAGGTATTCAGGTCAGCCACTCCCATATCCGGACAAAGCGGACTTGGAAACCTAACCTGCAAAGGGTTCACGCCATCGTCAACGGCACTCCGACCCGGATCAGTGTTTGCACCAGATGCTTACGTTCCGGTAAAGTTCAACGTGCAGTATAATGTCTCAATTCCATCACATATAATGTAAACTTGGCTGATATCGTTATAACGGTATCAGCTTTAGTTTTTTAGAGCCCGAGGAAACTCGAGCTCTTTTCCTTTTAGCTTGCCCCCAAAAAGATCCTATAAGCTAATTCTCCAGGATTTTGCTTTACACCGGTCGCTCCATAAGCTGCGCGGACAAAACTAACGCTCAAGCCCTCCGCTGCGTCGGGTGCACCTGCGCCGCTAAGTAATCTCCGTGGCGTGGCGGCTTGGGCGAAACCCTCACCCGGGTTTCGTGGCTAAATCGGCTCCTCGAAAGCACTGCTTTCGCACTTGTTCTCATAGCCGGTTGGAAACGTCCTGTTTCCAACCTTTCTCCGCTGCATGCTTTTCGCGAAGTTTTGTTTCTGCTCGCTTAAATCCGCTCTCTTCTGTAAAGCAAAATCCTTGGGCTGCTTTTCGGGTTTTTACGTTCGTGCATGCGGGGCTTTGTAGGGTAAGTTACGCGACGAGCAGCTTTTTCCGTCTTTACCGACGCCGCTTGAGCGGCATGGTCGGCTATTCGCCCGGGAAGGCCTCCAAAGAGTGACCCAAAGAACCTTAAGTGTAGCTTACATCAAGCCCAAAACAGGGCTGAAAAGAGCCAAAAGACCCTCAAGTGTAGCTTTACGCACAAAAGCGAACGAATTTAGCGGAGGGGCGTCCGGGTGAACAAGGCTTTCTTAACATAGGCGAGCCACCGGTTTACATGCAGAAAGCAGCGGGGTTTGGCTCGACTGTTAAGAAAGCGAGTGAACCAGCCCCGGAGCTATGGAGTGAGTGTTGTGCGTAAAGCTACACGACCCCAGCGGCTTCTTCACTTCACCGATGACGCCATCGCATGAAGCTCTACTTCACCTGCTCATAAAGCTCACGCAGATCCTCTTCGTTGAAACGGTAATGCTCATTGCAGAAATGGCACACGAGCTCAGCCTGTTTGTCCTCGAGAAGTTCTTCAAAGCCTTCTTTCCCGATACTGATCAATGTCTCGCTTACCCGTTCTTTGGAGCAGGTGCATTTGTATTGCACCGGCCTTTTTTCCAGAACACGATAGTCCAGATCTCCTATGAGCTCCCGGACTAATTCTTCCATAGTGGTACTGTCTGCAGCAATTTGACTGATACCTTGAATCCGAGCCAGCAGTGCTTCCAGAGCTTGGACACTCTCTTCAGAGGCATTCGGTAATAATTGGAACAGCATTCCGGCAGCTCCAGCCACATGGGAATCCTTCCCTACCATCACGCCCAGAAGGGCGGCGGATCGTACCTGCTCAGAATTAAGCAGATAATGAACCAAATCATCGGCAATTTCTCCACTGACCAAGGGAACCATCCCTGTATAGCTTTCCCCATTGGCCAGGCTGCGGCTTACCACAAATTCTCCGGCACCTACGGCACCGGATACATCCAGTTTCCCTTTAGAGTTTAAAGGGAGCTCCACCTGAGGTTCCTGAACATAGCCTCGAACCTCTCCTTGAGGGTTGCCTACGGCAACCACCCCTCCCAAAGGGCCATCCCCAAGAAGCCGTAAGGTAATGGCCTCCTCTGCTTTCATCGAGCTGGCCAGGAGCAAGGATGCTCCCATAAGCCGTCCTAATGCCGCGGTGGCTACAGGTGTTGTGTGATGGCGGTTAGCCGCCTCTTCCACAGTGTTGGTCATCCCTACGGCAACCCAGCGAACCTCTCCATTTCCCAGGGTGCCCAGCCATAATTCATCTGAATATTTGTTGTTCATCTTTTCTATCAACCTCATTCAACACAATTGCTTTATTCGTAAACACAAGTTCTTTGTCCATTGATCACTATGGATGGACCGAATTAAAACCCACGAATCATCTTATGTTATCAGGGCTCAACATGACGATCAGAGCCGTTCCTTCCGAGACTTCTACTATTGCATCTTCCCCCAAAAAAACATTGCTTATCCCTCGGGGAGATTCTTGATACAAAATCTCTTGATAAAGAGGATAATAGAGGCCCTCGGTCCGCACGACGGCCTTTTCCGTCACAGGTATAACCGATACTTTTTGCCCTTTTTTCCCTATCAATTTTCCTTGCCCCTCCAAGAGCCAAAGCTCTTGATCAGGCCCTTTCATGCGAATCCGAAATCCTCTTTTTAAGAAGCCCCGCAAAAGAAAGAGATTCCCCAACAAATGATCGATTCGCCCTCCAATTGCCCCCAGCAAAAAGATCTCTTTGATCTCCTGGTCTTGCGATCCTGCCTTTTCCTCCTGCTCAATTAGTTTGGCAGCATACTCCAAAGCCAGCTCCAGGTCTGTCTCATCTTTTTCGGCGGGATAGCTAAGGATAGCAGTTCCCTTTTTACGACAGATTTCCATGGTCTCAGGCTCAGTGGAATCGAGATCACCGACCAAAGCATCCGGAATATAGTCCGCTTGGACGATATGATTCCCCCCACCGTCCGCCGCGATAAGCCGGTCATAAGAAGCCAGCTCCCGTTTACCCCATTCCTGATCCCATTCTCCATTGGCTACTACGGCAATTCTCACCTTACGTCACCCCTTATAACCTTGGGCGGCTTCCCGGAGCTCTTGAACTGCTCGGGCTGGATCAGGATGGGCAAATACCGCCGCCCCGGCAACCAGGACATTGGCCCCGGCTTTGACCACAGCAGGAGCCGTGTCAAGATTGATTCCTCCATCTACCTCAATTGCGCAGGAAGATTGCATCTGATCGAGATGCCGATGAAGAATTTCGATCTTGGGAAGAACCGCGGGGATAAACTTCTGCCCCCCAAAGCCCGGATTAACGCTCATAATCAAAACCATATCCAATTCATCGAGGATGTACTTAAGCCCATCCAGAGGTGTAGCCGGATTAATGGAAACCCCTGCGGTAAGACCCAATCCCTTAATCTGTTGGATAGCACGATGGATATGAGGCGTTGCTTCCAAATGTACAGTAATATGATCCGCCCCGGCTTTAGCAAATTCCTCAATATAGCGTTCCGGATTCTCAATCATTAAATGAACATCGAAGCGCATCTTAGAATGAGGCCGCAGAGCTTTAACCACTAAAGGACCAATCGTAATGTTGGGGACAAAATGCCCATCCATCACATCAATATGTAAGACCTCAGCCCCTGCTTTCTCTACTAAGGCGACTTGATCCCCTAAACGGGCAAAGTCTGCCGATAAAATGGATGGTGCAATTTTTATCATCCTAATATCTCCTCTCAGCTGCAATAACTTCCTCTAAAAACTGACAATAGTGTTCATAGCGGGATTGTTGAATTTCTCCTGCTTCCATCGCAGCTTTTACTGCGCAATTCGGCTCCTTATGATGCTGGCAATCCGCAAAGCGGCATTCTCCTGCATCCTGAAACTCCCTGAAATAATCCGTCAGTTCTTCCCGCTTCATATGGGGAAGATAGAGAGAAGAGAACCCAGGGGTATCGGCCAACAGCCCTTCCCCGCAAACCATAAGTTCCACATGGCGGGTCGTATGACGGCCGCGTTTCAGCTTGCGGCTGACATCCCCGGTTTTTAGTTCCAAGCCGGGGGATAAGGCATTCACAAGGCTGGACTTCCCTACACCGGAAGGACCTGCCAGAACGTTCACCTTGCCGTTGATATGCTCTTGCAATTCAGCCAATCCTTCCCCGGTCTTTGTGGACACCTTGACCAGCTCATATCCCAGCTCCCGATAGAAATCCAACCCATCTGCCGGAAAGGTATTTCCCGCAGTGTTTTTTTCCTCCAGGCTCCCTAAGTCGATTTTATTTAATATGATAATGGGTTTAATCTGAGATGCTGCAACTTGAACGATGAGCCGATCGAGCAAGTTCAGATCAGGCGTAGGAGACACACAGGCAAAGACAAGAAAGGCCTGATCCACATTGGCTATGGTCGGCCTAACCAAGGAGTTACGGCGAGTCTCCACTTCTTCAATCGTTCCTTTATTCCCTGTTCCCGGTAAAATCTTCACCCGGTCTCCCGGCAGAAATTCTTGATTGCGAATGCGAAAGCGACCGCGCAGGGAACATTCCCATACCCGGCCTTCCGCAAACACATAATAAAATCCACTGTATCCCTTGAGTAATATTCCAGAAATCATGCGTTCATTTTTACCCCTTCTAAAAGAGTCCTGGCACTTTATTTTTTACTACATCTATGGATTAAATTTATCCAGCTTGGCTACATGACCCAAAACGACTGGATTAAAGGCTATCGGCCCCGGGCCCCGGGAGATGATGATCTTGACGGTATCCCCTTTATTAACCAGTTCACCCGGTCTCGGAACAGTATCCATCACCACATCCGGGGGGTATTCGGTAGAATTCACACTATCTCCCAATACCACGACCAATTCATATTGCTTTAAAATCGCTTGAGCGTGATCCGATGATTGTCCAATAACGCTGGGCAAAGGCGTCGGTTTGTCCACTTTTCCAGCGCTGACGGTTAAGCTGACTAAACCATTTTTAAACCATTCTACACCGGGAGCAGGATCCTGCCCCACCACAATATCTTTCGGCTGGGAAGAGTTTTGATCCTCCTGGACAGAGATGTTTTCTTTTTTGAAACCCATACTTTCTAAAGTATTAAGGGCCGCTTCCCGAGTGGTGTTTCCGGTTTTAAAATTGGGGAATATCACCGGCTTAGAGCCTAAGCTCACCCAGACCTTGATGCCCCGTTCTTTTTTTACAACGGCACCCTCTTCAGGGTCAGTGCGCGTAATCTTCCCCTTCTCCACTTCATCATTGTATTCTTCCTGAGTGTTCGGGTCTAAGTATAAACCGTTTCGTTCAGCAAAATAAGCTGCATCCTGAATTGTTTTTCCCACCAACGGAGGAACTGTGGTGGTCCCTACATTAAACCATTGCGAGAAAACAGCCCAGCCTCCCCCCATGATCAGGACAAAGGCAAGCAAAGCTACCCATGGCCAGCGTTTACGAAATAGTGGGACCTTGGTTTTTTTCCGGCCTGCTTCTTTTTCCTCGGAAGCTAAAGCGGAGTTCACCCCCGCGCTTAAGGAGCGATGAACCCGGGTGCTTTCCAAGTCCTGGTCCTCATCGACTGTCTTGTCCACAGGCAAGCCGGCCTG
Coding sequences within it:
- the recG gene encoding ATP-dependent DNA helicase RecG, which produces MIGNQGKIVLNHLQRAIAAEEKQGCCNTGVIGGFHLFLKGILSRLEQLEKDGDFNVLKDITNHYKDWSPLQRRQALAHLRRFIEEHEELEAQGQAPPVYDSLKPVNLEYGGPGISKQPQQPKPSDIPPASEPPGSDKKERLTRPTPPRSLQFLKGVGPERAKLLAQIGLHTVKDLFFYFPRRYEDRSLRRIGELKDGEFASVAGKVVAGQIARGKMKVVKLSIEQDGRLVYGVWFNQTYILKQFPVGTPVIVTGKVRWQQRVPEIQATDIQKAGAAQPAGIVPVYSETARLSSKVIRSIVQGVLDQAPELFPEFLPPEEGKGWVLRAQAYQEIHFPRSLHSLGQARERLVFEEVLFLQLAVARLRAGVQRENSPQLKGGESLVQKFFANLPFELTHAQKRVIEEIFRDMANTQGMARLVQGDVGSGKTAVAMAALLMAVGSGYQGAMMAPTEILALQHYQSLEAAFNPLGLHVVCLLGSQTKSERDKILAEIAYGKAHVIVGTHALIQESVQFHSLGLAITDEQHRFGVKQRTSLQTKGENPHVLVLTATPIPRTLALTLYGDLQLSALDEMPQGRKPIMTRKLTERGRSSLEKFMEEQMEKGRQIYVVCPLVEESENVDLISATERFESLQERFPNRRISLLHGRMKGVQKEEIMAAFQKGEVDILVSTTVVEVGVNVPNATVMVIEGAERFGLAQLHQLRGRVGRGGEQSYCFLLSDAKSSRRLDVLCETQDGFKIAEEDLKIRGAGELLGTRQHGIMELRLADLSRDGRLVEQAYQLAQKVLAHPDRYPRVWQECDQFFSLEDIGLH
- the sdaAB gene encoding L-serine ammonia-lyase, iron-sulfur-dependent subunit beta; protein product: MGRSTVFDLIGPVMVGPSSSHTAGAVRLGAMARKICGGQIIEAVLTLHGSFAETGKGHGTNLALAAGLLGMHTDDERIPQALEIAKEQGIAVSFNTGDLGDVHPNTVKIRLKAKAGQEVEVVGSSIGGGRIIIGGIDQFKVEIMGDYHTLVVLQKDLPGVVAQVTSLIASTQINIAQMRVSREKKGAHALMIIETDQAIDPAALALIKKLPAVNQAMAIEPLE
- a CDS encoding Asp23/Gls24 family envelope stress response protein; this translates as MGKEINNNLGKIDISEEVIATIAGAAAVECYGLVGMASRKSSDKFSELLGRENLARGVVVSIDDNQVVIDLYIIVGYGVKISEVAANVIERVRYTTENLTGLKVAQVNVNVQGVRVLE
- the gpr gene encoding GPR endopeptidase, which translates into the protein MEKADLLRAFNVNIDLAVEAHELLRGDAETEIPGVSMEKEELEHATVTTIKILNEQGIQEMGRPKGTYITIDVPEVHDNNYLIHQDITKTLSDKLSELMNLPEEASILLVGLGNWNATPDALGPQVIDKSLVTRHLFNYTPEELRGKLRKVSAIAPGVLGITGIETAEIIRGIVEHVKPDLVIAIDALAAGSLERIGTSIQISDTGISPGAGVGNRRTGINEETLGCRVIAIGLPTVMNAAIIANNCLESLLDELKTSPSLYRLYKEFSPKSFEQILEKALYPYHNNLMVTPKEIDSLIETTARIIAGALGMSLHPGISVEEYQMYMQ
- the sdaAA gene encoding L-serine ammonia-lyase, iron-sulfur-dependent, subunit alpha, with amino-acid sequence MRSTMDYLALAEEEGKTLGEIVLKEQAEEAEKSQDELRKRMAVNLQVMREAVQSGLTGERKSLSGLVGGEALKVETLRRSGKSLIGERVNGAIARALAVVEVNASMGKIVASPTAGSCGVLPAVLLTAEEALGSSEEEVVTALFCAAGIGMIIADRANVSGAEGGCQAEIGSAAGMAAAAAAELAGGSPKACVHAAAIAIKSFLGLVCDPVAGLVEVPCVKRNATAATVALTAAEMALAGIESAIPLDEVIDAMNEIGKSMPCSLRETAQGGLAITPTGQRIQAEFL
- a CDS encoding DAK2 domain-containing protein codes for the protein MNGDIGNMITGQQWKQMMRSGARALERKKHDVDALNVFPVPDGDTGTNMNFTIQSAVKDADKTSGATIAEVAAAVSMGSLMGARGNSGVILSQLLRGIAKGLEGHKQAGGQQIAQALQMGVDTAYKAVMKPVEGTILTVAREVAKGAQSSAKQGSDPLKVLKDAYMRGQLTLEKTPDMLPTLKQAGVVDAGGQGFLIILSGWIAALEGQEIEEEEVRSAPQAEPQMMRGITAVEDLEFPYCTEFLVKGKNLQVEKIREDLMARGDSLLVVGTEEVVKIHVHVKNPGQILDYAIRWGSLHEVAIHNMLAQNEAMAHAQKMEEIPEENLERTGQEQEPGSREEKEHGIVAVAMGEGIAEVFKSLGVDEVIFGGQTMNPSTENLVEAVRKVPAKNVYILPNNGNIVMAARQVQDIVTDRNVFIIPTKSIPQGISALVNYNPYGEADENARNMEEGLSLIKSGEVTYAVRDSQFGDLEIKAGDILGLVEDIIQVTGKERLQVAQETLSKMNWKEHDLLTVFYGEDVSEEQAEELRAWIEAEAPHIELELYPGHQPLYYYIFGVE
- a CDS encoding small, acid-soluble spore protein, alpha/beta type, which gives rise to MADTKQTNQPVLSAALEQFKYEVAQEIGIANRKHKKFPNT